tgttttcagctgtttGTTGGACATTAGAGTTGTGTATTTGCAGATTTTgctaactaaataaatgaaatttgCTTCATTGAAATCAGGGACAGGCAACAGGACTCAGCCATACTTATTGCATTAAGAGAAGGTAATAACATTACTCTACAGGCCTTGTTCTGTTggtataaatttatataaaataacaagaTGCTTCACTTTCCTCAGTTTACTATACTGTATGCATGATGTCTACCCCTCCCCTACATGCTTAGCTCTACAATGGAAACTATACCATGTCAGCTCTGCTGAGCCCTGGAGCAGTTCAGATGTGCACTGGAAAGAAAGTATAACTGATTCAGCTTTCATAGCAAAGTGAGATGATGTTCCACTCCCATACCCCGGAGTTGGTGTTATCAACCAGTCAAATTCCACAACCCCTCCCCCAATTAAAATGAACCCAGTTACAGTAGGTCTCTAAAAATTCTCCTGTTTCTGAGCACATCCCAAAATAAAGTTGTACCCCAAATACATTCATAACGCACCTGCCCTTATCCCTACATTACAGTTAAACAGTATTTTCAACATACCTTGTTATTTCCAATTCAATGGAATTCTGGTTGCTTGCTTGCTAGAATTTAACACATTAACCCTGAGGTGGCATATCATATTGTTGTGCTATCCATTAACAATATAGGATCAATATACACACATAActgactcaattaaaaaaaagaataatacctTGTTTAAGGTTATCTCATTATGTTCTTTATCCAACTGCTGAATCCTGGACCATACCAATGATGTCATATTCCCAGATGAATCTACAAGAACCTTTTGGACTGTATGACGTATCATTGTTCAATGCTCATTACTGTACAGCTTAGTGATACATTAGGATTCAGCTGATTGGAGGAGTCACCTGAGTGGTGGAGCCAGTACAGAGCTTATTTTTCCCCTATAAATGCAATCACATTACGAAAACAACTTTCAGGTGCTCCTTTGTTTTGATTCAGATTCTTCAAAACAAATTTAGATGACAAGACAACTACAGGTCTTCCAGGTGTACTAAATAAGATACATTTAGTCTCCTTGTCTGATATGGATGAAGTTGGGCTGATAGAATCCCTTATACGAGCAATAATGTGTTTCCTAGGGATTGTGGGAAACAATTTGTTGGCGTTTCGCTTGCTGCCGAGCAAGATGAGTCGTGTGAGGACATCCGAAGTTCTCCTTATCAACTTGGCCATTTCCAACTTGATAACCAATTACCTGGTGGACCTCCCTGACACCATTGCTGATTTTGCTGAGTCCTGGTTCCTGGGGGAGACCTACTGCACTTTCTTCTTGTTCTGTTCGGAACTATCTGAGACCAGCAGCATTTTGACCACCCTGCTCATCAGTGTGTTTTGGTATCAGAAGCTGGTAGGGTCTCTGAGACGAGGTAACGCACCAGTCCTGCTTGACAGCCTCCTGCTAACCAGCGGCACTGTGGTGTTAACCTGGGTCTTAGCTCTGATATTCAGTGCTCCTCTCCTATTCTACGCCAAGGTAGACAGTAAGGAAGAAAACGGAACAGGGTTACGCTGTGACGATCATTTCCCAAATCATACCTCCAAGCAAACTTATGAAGTGCTCTACCTGACCCTTGCAAATGCTGTGCCTATTGCTTTAATGGTGTTCACCAACCTGCGGATAGTGGTAACCCTCCTGATGCACAGGAAGAGCCTTGTTAGTTTCAATCATGCCAGTAAAGAACAGCATGCAGCTTCACAAACAAACCAGCCTATTCCTAACCTACCTGGGCAGCCCACTTCAGAAACCAATCAAGGTTTAAATTCAGTCCGTCTTGAAGAGAATGTCCTGTCAAGCCACGGAGAACTGGAGAGACATGGCAATACATCCAGTGAAAAACCACCTGGGGTCAGCCCACCTGCCACTGTTAGCTCAGAGTCAAATGGAAACTCTCTACACCCCTCAAAAGTGCATACTATTGCTGCCAGCGTCCCTGCCAGATCCACACGGACATCTCCTTCCCCAGTAGCCCAGGTCAGGGCAGCTAAGAGTGTTGTGGCTGTTGCAAGTGTGTTTCTCATCTGCTGGGTAATTCATCTGTTACTGCGGATAGTAAGCAACGTGAATATGTCTCCATTAATTGTGGAGATAGCCAGTTACATTGCAGCCTCTTACACCTGCATCATCCCTTACATCTTCTTATACGGGGTGAAAAAGCTGTCTTGTCAGTGCTGGAAGTGACAATAGTCATGCAGTTTTGCACCAACGTGTAGTCAACATAACATGGTGTGTAGTGTTTAGAAAACTTGGGCCAACCACCCAATAGATTGAATATTGTTCTGATACGAAAATCACCTTTCCAGTTCACTTTCCAGGGACACTGATAAAACAGGTGTTACTGTAAGCCTTAGCATTTAGTTTAAGCAGTTATGCTTAATTTAGAAATGTAGTACATCAATagctgttttaatgtattgcataATAAATCTATCATTCTGTAtagaaatgtaattataaaaacagtaacTTTGGCAGGCAGTGCATGTTAATAACATACTTGTGTTTTCTcaactgaactgaaatgaaatgaactgaaataaaactaTACATGATATTAAACTGTGTATGATGTTTATGATATTACTGAACATTTTCTGTAGATCAGGACATTGAATAACACAGTATTTGATAATACAGACAATGCTACAGTGTGTATTCAGACATGCTGGACACAACATATATCCCCTAATAATAATCAAGTGTGACGCTAGGTCACTGTGAATGGCATGATCCATTTCAAATTGAAAATTAACatacttttaacatttaaatcctAATTTCACTTCATTTTTATGCTTTTTATTGCAAATGCCAAACCAAaactatggccacaagttttgcattaccctatataATGAACTAGGTTTGCTTCAAGTccaatgaaaactgctgaataatgttatgtgaattacatactgttttgtagttttgaatatacttaacgaaaaactgaaacaaatgtgacatttggaaatccaacatgaaatactgtactactattatggctgcctgtagacttttgcgatatcactttatagtttctttgattacatgatgttaaataaatgatctaaattatgctcatataggtttatttatttatttattttaattgtctcaatcttaaaattctatgcgatacaaaacttttagccatagctgtgcaaatttatattttttacataacattgtgtacaaagaacacattaatgttatttcagagCGACGgtttatatatttgatataaattGAGCAGTAtaaatgtgtgtgattttttttgtttggtttgtattttttaaaccaaacaccCCGTTATTTTGGACAACCAGTCTGGCTCTAGCCATGCCTGGTTTAGTGAGGTACTACTAGAATTTCAGCAACTGCAATTGGGCCTAAATAACTGAAGTTTAAATGCTGTAAGCAAACACTTCCGAAAACACAATTAGTAAGATTACCCAATTATAACAGGATTAAGTTTATCACCCCCGAGCACCAGAAAGCTCTTCCGTGACGACTTAGCCATTACCTTATAATTACAGCATCATCTGAGGATACCTGCACTATTATAAACGCATGCAACACCAGAGACAGGTAAATACATTTTGGATGTAATTATAgcatattttcattttggtattaCTAGTTAGTCCATTGATTGGACTTGTGTGTGATTTATATTATGCACCAAACCTAACATTTACAAGGTGGCTATGTGAATATTACAATTTGTGAATGTTTAACATTGTCTGCACCAAGGCATTACTAGCTTTGTGTTCTAGTGTGAATGTTTACCTGTGACCACCAGAGACCACCACTTCTGCATATCTTTCAAACCTGGAATAGTGTTGTTACCAGTAAGAAATAAAAGGAGGAAGTATAATAAATACCACCTTTTCAAATACATAACACTTACTCTGCaacttctattttattttctactAATATAACATCTTGAAAAAGCACACattgaataataaaaatacaaatagggGAAAACTTTGTAGaaaactttcttctttttttcagtatattttaGATTTATAAAAAAGGACAGATTTGGCTGTAAGAACTATTTTGCTACTAACATTTGATATTTAAtgattggggggaggggggtggtacCATCCCCCACCCCCATAATCAGTTTATATATTAAACAGTCATTCTTTATTTCAGTCAACACCTAATGAAGTGattcaaggaaaaaaaataattaagctcAGTCCATCAACAACATGTGCAATGGCTCATTTTTTGAAAGgattaaaacaatgttaacagtATAAAATTACTCAGATACGTGGCACCAACTGTTATTTAGTTTACCATTagatcatttaaaattaatttcagaatacatttttcCTTGCCCAAGAAACTCCAAGCTTGTTTAGGGGATTGGGTAGGAGGgaattttatttgtgtttttatctaAGCTAGGTCAAGACAAAATTTGGATTAAGACATgttcacattaacaaaacatgaTCATATTTTGGCTGAATGTGTAAAACCAAGCTACTTATTAGCTTATGCCCAATAACATCATAAGATGAAAGAAGATCCAGTTTGTGACTGGAGGTGGTCAGGAAAACTACATCTCTCCAGGCAAGAATATTTCAACtcatattttgacatttctgttatGGAAAATGACCTTGTTGCATTGTACAATACATATAAATGCAGCTTGGTTTTAGTCAAAATGTACATGCatttttttccttcagatttgTAGTTTCATTTACATGAAAATTACAATTGTGCATTATACTAACCAAGGTCAAATAACCAAAACCTGTTCCGTTTATTTACAATTGTACTCCAGCGACTGCATGGTCATTTATTCTATGTAAACTAAATGTAACAACATTTGTGTGGGAACTCGCTTCAAACTCTCAAACTGAAAGAGGGCAACACTAATGCAAGCTACCAATTTTGATCATTGGAGTCCACGTTTTTAAATTGGTTCATTTAGCCTCCCCTTTGTTAAGAATTCTTGGCATCTCCCTGTGCTTGTTCAACGCATTGTTTGTCCGTAGTAAAGACGGCAACACTAAGTGAAGGCTTCACTTCTGCACTTGCCATCTTTACCATAACTGGACAATCCACTACACGTGGGCAAGGCAATACAATCTTCCAGCGAATCCTTGGTAAAATGGAGGTCAGACCAACCAATCAAATAGCTGGACTTGCTTATCACTACCGATTCCACCATACAGATGTGGGAAGAGTCAGGAACCAGCTTTTCATGCCAAGTGATTGGAGGTAGTGATGCATTTACAACATGCCAGGCAGCAACCATCCACATATCAGTAAACTTTCTGTAGTTTAGCCTGCAGGGATTTGAAGTTTCCGATGGTCTGCTGTAAGGTATGGTTCGGGGCTAAAGACTGTAGTTCCACCAGGTATGCACAGAGGCTATCAAGGCAGACATTTGTGAATCTCCGCCTGTAAGtagaaaaagaataaaacatcTTTTTAATAAAGGGtaccaattaaaaacaattagttTTACATTGGTGCACTGTTTCTTCAAGCCAACAAGGAATGGGGTGTAAAAGCACATATAAATACCCCGCTGTCATTTTAttaagtatatgtgtgtgtgtgtgtatatatatatatatatacacacacacacacatacagtatatatatatatatatatatatatatatatatatatatatatatatatataatctatattatatagataaCTATAATGTTAAGCTCTGtgaattgtaatacagtatttttttaacttcagtATCTCTTTTTGTATAATGACACCATTATCTGCCTTCTCTGAATGTTAATTCACACATCTATTAAGCACGATGTCTAATGTTAGGGAAACGATGGTAACACAAGATATCCCTTTATAATAGAGCATTGCTGGGGCTATTAAAAGTGAGGCAATCGTAATCATCAAATAAATGAGATAAAATAGGAACTATTTTGAAGCAACTGCCAAGACAAGTTTCATGAGATGAATAAAGTATCAAGAACAGCTTTGCTGCAGAAAGGAGTAGTGACATGACAATGTGCAACTCCGTtgagtattaaccctttgcggtctatttattcagcgcttgtcaggtgagTCAGGtcgaatttattttcacacgcgctgtttaaaatacccaccccccaccccccaagagtaaaacagttttaaaaagcactgaatcgcaaaaggacactcagtactgtatctccagccaagccccaccccttgttctctgtatttttcaaatacctctttatagatgtgcatactgataaatcctctcctgatcactcgttttaatcaccgaactcctcaataatgcgatccaagtcattattttattactataacatctcaaaaagctctgcaaatgtccatgatattctttgagcgctggatgcagaagcagctacctcctttgtttatgtccgtgttatctctgtggtgcatggggctatcagatatgcccttttttatCGGCTTCACTTGGCTCCTagcggtctcactcggccattgaaaggttttctcagcttttttctgGCGAAAAAacgaccagagacctgtgctttacgtcttttgatgatgtc
The sequence above is a segment of the Polyodon spathula isolate WHYD16114869_AA chromosome 2, ASM1765450v1, whole genome shotgun sequence genome. Coding sequences within it:
- the LOC121327282 gene encoding rhodopsin, long-wavelength; the protein is MDEVGLIESLIRAIMCFLGIVGNNLLAFRLLPSKMSRVRTSEVLLINLAISNLITNYLVDLPDTIADFAESWFLGETYCTFFLFCSELSETSSILTTLLISVFWYQKLVGSLRRGNAPVLLDSLLLTSGTVVLTWVLALIFSAPLLFYAKVDSKEENGTGLRCDDHFPNHTSKQTYEVLYLTLANAVPIALMVFTNLRIVVTLLMHRKSLVSFNHASKEQHAASQTNQPIPNLPGQPTSETNQGLNSVRLEENVLSSHGELERHGNTSSEKPPGVSPPATVSSESNGNSLHPSKVHTIAASVPARSTRTSPSPVAQVRAAKSVVAVASVFLICWVIHLLLRIVSNVNMSPLIVEIASYIAASYTCIIPYIFLYGVKKLSCQCWK